In the genome of Acidobacteriota bacterium, one region contains:
- a CDS encoding DNA internalization-related competence protein ComEC/Rec2 — PVAVNALACFVLAVVVAAPALIFELSFQLTVSATASLVLLAPALARRWRRLPAFLAQPLAATVAAQIATLPFALPVFHLWAPAAPLANLLVVPWAGVLLVLCLGWVLIALAVPGFAGLLLPILDAWSLPAQWLEGAPPHPLWLQASAVGPWGALALAVVLLSVMLSVTWWPRRWGAAVVLAGGLLLIVGSPGLFSNTVVPEPRALMLDVGQGEALVLRDGRRAVLVDGGGWRSGGLGQRVLLPALVGRGIRKLDAVVLTHDDRDHCGGLEEIVDYLPVEELWVDDRWLGRPCAQALARRASLRPVAVGEIRRLGRWRLEVLASGFDEGSEELDGNDDSLVLRATVVGESRSGPEPEERCLLLTGDIEAPAERRLLTKSPEALPCDLLKIAHHGSKTSTTEAFLRAVAPRRAWISAGRGNSYGHPAHPTLRRLQRHQIQILRTDLHGQVQLRFPPAGGCWIETATAPGVETSR, encoded by the coding sequence CTCCGGTGGCGGTCAATGCCCTGGCGTGTTTCGTTCTGGCGGTGGTGGTCGCGGCACCGGCTCTGATCTTCGAGCTCTCCTTCCAGCTCACCGTTTCCGCCACCGCCTCCCTGGTCCTCCTGGCGCCGGCCTTGGCGCGCCGCTGGCGGAGGTTGCCGGCCTTCCTCGCCCAACCTCTGGCGGCCACCGTCGCAGCGCAAATCGCCACCTTGCCCTTTGCCCTGCCGGTCTTTCACCTCTGGGCGCCGGCAGCGCCGCTGGCCAACCTCTTGGTGGTGCCGTGGGCGGGGGTGCTGCTGGTGCTCTGTCTCGGATGGGTGCTGATAGCTCTGGCGGTTCCGGGCTTCGCCGGTCTACTCCTGCCGATCTTGGACGCCTGGTCTCTCCCGGCTCAGTGGCTCGAAGGAGCGCCGCCCCACCCGCTCTGGCTACAGGCCAGCGCTGTGGGGCCTTGGGGGGCGCTGGCGCTGGCGGTGGTGTTGCTGTCGGTAATGCTATCGGTGACCTGGTGGCCACGGCGCTGGGGAGCGGCGGTAGTTCTCGCCGGCGGTCTCCTGCTGATCGTTGGCTCTCCTGGGCTGTTCTCCAACACGGTGGTGCCCGAGCCCCGGGCTCTGATGCTCGATGTCGGCCAGGGAGAGGCCCTGGTGCTGCGGGACGGCCGCCGGGCGGTGCTGGTGGACGGCGGCGGCTGGCGTTCCGGGGGCCTGGGTCAGCGGGTTTTGCTACCGGCGCTGGTGGGGCGAGGGATCCGGAAGCTGGACGCGGTGGTGCTGACCCACGACGACCGAGACCACTGCGGCGGGTTGGAGGAGATCGTCGACTATCTGCCGGTCGAGGAGCTGTGGGTGGATGACCGTTGGCTCGGTCGTCCCTGCGCCCAAGCTCTCGCCCGCCGCGCGTCGCTGCGGCCGGTGGCGGTGGGGGAGATCCGGCGGCTGGGCCGCTGGCGACTGGAAGTCCTGGCCAGCGGTTTCGACGAAGGCTCCGAGGAGCTGGACGGCAACGACGACTCCCTGGTGCTGCGGGCGACGGTGGTGGGGGAGTCGAGGTCGGGGCCAGAGCCCGAAGAACGCTGCCTGCTCCTCACCGGCGATATCGAGGCTCCCGCGGAGCGCCGGCTGCTGACGAAGAGCCCGGAGGCCTTGCCCTGCGACCTGCTCAAGATCGCCCACCACGGCAGCAAGACTTCCACCACCGAAGCCTTCCTGCGCGCCGTGGCCCCGCGGCGGGCGTGGATCTCCGCCGGCCGCGGCAACTCCTACGGCCACCCCGCCCACCCGACCCTGCGCCGCCTCCAGCGCCACCAGATTCAGATCCTCCGAACCGACCTCCACGGCCAGGTTCAACTGCGCTTCCCACCCGCCGGCGGGTGTTGGATCGAGACCGCCACGGCCCCCGGGGTGGAGACGTCGCGATGA
- a CDS encoding ribbon-helix-helix protein, CopG family, with amino-acid sequence MTARSVQVSMDLELLRRIDSDPEVRRHGRSAFIRSAVELYLEAKRRRDLEASLEGAYLGEADTMLREIESLVDQQSWPAD; translated from the coding sequence ATGACTGCTCGATCCGTACAAGTCTCCATGGATTTGGAGCTGCTGCGGCGCATCGACTCGGACCCGGAGGTGCGCCGGCACGGCCGCTCGGCGTTCATTCGCTCCGCGGTGGAGCTTTACCTGGAAGCCAAGAGGCGGCGAGACCTCGAGGCCAGCCTGGAGGGCGCTTACCTGGGAGAAGCCGACACCATGTTGCGCGAGATCGAGTCGCTGGTGGATCAGCAGTCATGGCCCGCCG